A single region of the Microbulbifer sp. MKSA007 genome encodes:
- a CDS encoding DUF945 family protein, with protein sequence MEAAVGPLAGGNSTGYERGWFGAETNTEVALPDGTTQLNTEIHHGPVLLTSKGPRLGVVYTETRLELDQLQPELRAQLESIYGALQASPVVLETLVTADNRVLNTLRLDPFKNTGPLGELEFDGGEIAVSTDYSGAVLNGVVELGSLRHIREGIEVLFTEPLEGEFEYMPGEGGNAELRLSLLRAESDSGPVQLRDVTLGLTLEELAAQTLKIISDLKLPTVDSATPITSVRQQMTLPRIKTADLGHYLRVLLPAPERNWAREMSRPLRLEQQLAIQSRNGPVLVDADIDWRGMRKSSRRGASEIDQWLKPLVGSMTVSAAEQALLQSPLVGQAMLLRDYGLLIEDKGELQMYLKVNRGQLEVNGEQLPADLFVMALTGRF encoded by the coding sequence TTGGAAGCAGCAGTTGGGCCGCTTGCAGGGGGGAATTCCACGGGTTACGAACGCGGATGGTTTGGTGCTGAAACCAATACTGAGGTGGCATTGCCGGATGGCACTACCCAGCTCAATACAGAGATCCATCACGGGCCGGTGTTGCTTACCTCTAAGGGGCCGCGCCTGGGTGTGGTTTATACCGAGACCCGGCTGGAGCTGGATCAACTACAGCCTGAATTGCGCGCTCAATTGGAGTCCATTTATGGCGCTTTACAGGCGAGTCCGGTAGTTCTGGAAACCCTGGTTACCGCCGACAACCGGGTGCTGAATACCCTGCGCTTAGACCCTTTCAAAAATACCGGCCCACTCGGAGAGTTGGAGTTTGACGGTGGGGAGATTGCCGTATCTACGGATTACAGCGGTGCTGTGCTGAACGGTGTCGTGGAGCTGGGAAGCTTGCGCCATATTCGCGAAGGTATCGAAGTACTGTTTACCGAGCCCCTTGAAGGCGAGTTTGAATATATGCCCGGCGAGGGCGGTAATGCGGAGCTGCGCTTGTCGTTGCTGAGGGCAGAATCAGATTCCGGGCCGGTTCAATTGCGCGATGTTACCCTAGGTCTGACCTTGGAAGAATTGGCGGCTCAGACCCTGAAAATTATCAGTGACCTGAAGCTCCCCACCGTGGACTCGGCAACACCGATTACCTCTGTGCGCCAGCAGATGACTTTGCCGAGAATTAAGACTGCGGATCTGGGGCACTACCTGCGCGTATTGTTGCCGGCCCCTGAGCGGAATTGGGCCCGTGAAATGAGCCGCCCGCTGCGCCTGGAGCAACAGCTGGCGATTCAATCTCGCAATGGCCCGGTGTTAGTAGATGCTGATATCGATTGGCGGGGTATGCGCAAATCCTCCCGCCGAGGTGCCAGTGAGATCGATCAGTGGCTCAAACCGCTGGTAGGTAGTATGACCGTTAGCGCTGCAGAGCAGGCGCTCTTGCAGTCCCCCCTGGTAGGTCAGGCAATGCTTCTGCGAGATTATGGCCTGCTGATCGAAGACAAGGGTGAGCTGCAAATGTATCTCAAGGTCAACCGCGGCCAGTTGGAGGTGAATGGAGAGCAGTTGCCGGCAGACCTGTTCGTGATGGCACTTACCGGCAGATTCTGA
- the ppc gene encoding phosphoenolpyruvate carboxylase, translating into MNQDQNAPLREDVRLLGEELGAVLRNQVGEPLFDTVENIRQAAVESRSKGAMQADHLRELLDPLDDATLLEVARAFSQFLNLANIAEQRHRERLHRQHQRFPGDPDTDRGLRQVLAELSKAGKSPEEIHGTLKELSVELVLTAHPTEVTRRTLIRKYDRVADLLNTLDRPDLTPEESQDLRRHLQEQILSAWSTDEIRRSRPTPVDEARWGFATIEQSLWQAVPRSMREIDSELALAKLPPLPVDWVPIHFASWMGGDRDGNPNVTASVTREVLHLARWMAADLYLRDVENLLADLSMHRASEELLQRTGPSHEPYRLVLRQVRDRLKITREKMEARIGRRAEPSGLAFTSSEQLADELRLIDRSLRDVGLSAIADGQLKDTLRRLNCFGITLLRLDIRQESTRHADTLDAITRYLGMGNYSSWSEEEKQEFLVSELDSRRPLVDESFYRSDFCGEEVSEVLQTCKVIAEQGPEGLGAYVISMATTPSDVLAVMLLQKIAGVQVPMRVVPLFETLDDLDGAATTMSTLLNIPLYKQRVLDGQEVMIGYSDSAKDAGFLGAAWAQYRTQEALTGIFRNHGIPLTLFHGRGGSISRGGSPTRMALLSQPPGSIAGRIRVTEQGEMIRFKYGRPSVAAYNLEQYVAATLEATLMPPAEPRSEWRAEMDRLTEVSVGNYREVVQDDPALVAYLRTVTPETELSRLALGSRPARRKPGGGVESLRAIPWVFAWTQIRLMLPAWLGTGAALENALKHADETDILRDMSRQWPFFQGVVDMLEMVLAKADPRVASWYEERLTQDADLIQLGVSLRERLAHTVEALKQLTGRESLLDNNPVMRWSIRVRDPYTDPLHLLQAELMARLRERESDAVLESALMVTIAGIAAGMRNTG; encoded by the coding sequence GTGAACCAGGACCAGAATGCCCCCTTGCGGGAAGATGTACGCCTGCTAGGTGAAGAGCTCGGCGCAGTATTGCGAAACCAAGTTGGCGAGCCACTATTTGATACCGTTGAGAATATTCGTCAGGCGGCCGTTGAAAGCCGCAGCAAAGGGGCGATGCAGGCCGATCACTTGCGAGAGCTACTCGACCCCCTGGATGATGCGACCCTATTGGAAGTTGCCCGGGCATTCAGCCAGTTTCTAAACCTTGCCAATATTGCCGAACAGCGCCATCGCGAGAGACTGCACCGCCAGCACCAGCGCTTTCCCGGAGATCCCGATACAGACCGCGGCCTGCGACAGGTACTGGCAGAGCTAAGCAAAGCGGGTAAGTCTCCCGAGGAAATCCACGGGACACTTAAAGAGTTATCCGTAGAACTGGTCCTAACCGCTCATCCCACCGAAGTGACACGCCGTACCCTAATTCGCAAATACGATCGAGTTGCAGACCTACTCAACACACTGGACAGGCCCGACCTGACCCCAGAAGAATCCCAGGATTTACGTCGCCACCTTCAAGAGCAGATTCTTTCCGCCTGGAGCACCGACGAGATCCGCCGCTCCAGGCCCACCCCAGTTGATGAAGCCAGGTGGGGCTTTGCCACCATCGAACAATCCCTGTGGCAGGCAGTTCCGAGGAGTATGCGGGAAATAGACAGTGAATTGGCCCTGGCCAAGCTTCCCCCTCTGCCGGTTGACTGGGTTCCCATCCACTTTGCCTCTTGGATGGGGGGAGATCGGGACGGTAACCCCAATGTCACCGCCAGCGTCACCCGGGAAGTCCTGCACCTAGCCCGCTGGATGGCCGCCGACCTCTATCTGCGCGATGTGGAAAACCTGCTCGCAGACTTGTCCATGCATCGCGCCAGCGAAGAACTTTTACAGCGCACTGGCCCCAGCCACGAGCCCTATCGCCTGGTGCTGCGCCAGGTTCGCGACCGTCTCAAAATAACCCGGGAAAAAATGGAGGCCCGCATTGGTCGACGTGCAGAGCCTTCCGGCCTCGCGTTTACCAGCAGCGAGCAGCTGGCCGACGAGCTGCGCCTGATCGACCGCTCCCTGCGCGATGTGGGCCTCTCAGCCATCGCCGATGGCCAACTTAAAGATACCCTGAGGCGACTCAACTGCTTCGGCATCACTTTATTGCGCTTGGATATACGACAGGAATCCACCCGCCACGCTGACACTCTGGATGCCATTACCCGCTATCTGGGTATGGGCAATTACAGCAGTTGGAGTGAAGAGGAGAAACAGGAGTTCCTGGTGTCCGAGCTGGACAGCCGCCGCCCACTGGTGGACGAGAGCTTTTACCGCAGTGATTTCTGTGGCGAAGAGGTAAGTGAAGTCTTACAGACCTGCAAGGTCATTGCCGAACAGGGTCCCGAGGGATTAGGTGCCTACGTTATCTCAATGGCGACCACACCTTCCGATGTTCTCGCTGTAATGCTGCTGCAAAAAATTGCCGGGGTGCAGGTGCCAATGCGAGTGGTTCCCCTGTTTGAAACTCTCGACGATCTCGATGGTGCAGCTACCACTATGAGTACCCTGCTGAATATCCCCCTCTACAAGCAGCGTGTGCTCGATGGCCAGGAAGTGATGATCGGCTACTCGGACTCCGCCAAGGACGCCGGCTTCCTGGGCGCCGCCTGGGCCCAGTACCGCACACAGGAAGCTCTCACCGGAATATTCCGCAACCACGGTATCCCCCTAACTCTGTTTCACGGCCGTGGCGGCTCCATATCCCGGGGCGGCTCTCCTACTCGTATGGCCCTGCTGTCGCAACCACCGGGATCAATAGCCGGACGTATTCGCGTTACCGAACAGGGAGAAATGATTCGCTTCAAATACGGCCGTCCCTCTGTAGCCGCCTACAACCTGGAGCAGTATGTCGCCGCAACTCTGGAGGCGACACTGATGCCCCCGGCAGAGCCGCGTTCGGAGTGGCGCGCGGAGATGGACCGGCTCACGGAAGTCTCCGTCGGCAACTATCGGGAAGTCGTGCAGGATGACCCAGCCCTGGTGGCTTACTTGCGCACTGTCACCCCGGAAACCGAGCTGAGCCGCCTGGCCCTGGGCAGTCGCCCGGCAAGGCGTAAACCCGGTGGCGGTGTCGAATCACTGCGGGCGATTCCGTGGGTGTTTGCCTGGACCCAGATACGACTGATGTTACCGGCCTGGCTGGGCACTGGCGCCGCCTTGGAGAATGCCCTCAAGCACGCAGATGAAACTGATATCTTGCGGGATATGAGCCGCCAATGGCCCTTTTTCCAAGGCGTTGTGGATATGCTAGAAATGGTACTGGCCAAGGCCGATCCCCGCGTTGCCTCCTGGTACGAAGAACGACTCACCCAGGATGCAGACCTAATCCAACTGGGTGTCAGTTTGAGAGAGCGACTGGCTCACACCGTAGAGGCCCTAAAACAGCTTACCGGGCGGGAGAGCTTGTTGGATAACAATCCCGTAATGCGCTGGTCCATCCGCGTGCGCGATCCCTACACTGACCCTTTGCACCTATTGCAGGCCGAGCTGATGGCACGTTTGCGCGAACGGGAAAGTGATGCGGTACTGGAAAGTGCGCTGATGGTCACTATCGCAGGGATTGCAGCGGGCATGCGCAATACGGGTTAA
- a CDS encoding response regulator: MIETTLSGGIPSRRVFLRAICLGLLVSGSVFLSSTAQADVITTLKSQVPLFWMGIPAVLLLLICAFAINRQVKLRQLTLDTNARLKNLSKENSNLFQQVHSRNSEFIALEKQLADALSELEQLRQEKSDLLTITRHHLQHPLDTLLGTLNLLARSEDNNTRALVEIGKRQLNSALKSLENLHQCGNVETVELKLPTESHRAPGKQLSVLLVENSKHDSLQPTLETMGHNVQRECNGIDGSSAALQKNFDLILADTHLPLMDGVEAVREIRRERGAELPIFALLQNASSGDKERYQARGFTGVLTHPIGDRQLMQLLSWAVRRSQGIAGPQGAKPTRLLNTNTLFRLRDTLDHHTFAELLSERTATLPKQITSLTSAITGRHWLDAEQQAQRLARSAIEVGLETIASRLRTLAANLSIDSEREHCRQQRTELLQLMRESVRQLKAWRERNVHTEWALK, from the coding sequence ATGATAGAAACCACTTTGTCTGGGGGAATTCCCTCTCGTCGCGTATTCTTGCGTGCCATATGCCTCGGCCTATTGGTCTCGGGTTCGGTATTTTTATCGAGTACTGCACAGGCCGATGTTATTACCACACTAAAAAGTCAGGTCCCGCTCTTTTGGATGGGAATACCTGCTGTGCTTCTACTGCTAATTTGTGCGTTTGCAATAAATAGGCAAGTTAAATTACGCCAATTAACCCTCGATACCAATGCCCGGCTTAAAAATTTGAGCAAGGAAAATAGCAATCTTTTCCAACAGGTACACAGTCGTAACAGCGAATTTATCGCACTGGAAAAACAACTTGCTGATGCTCTCAGTGAGCTGGAACAATTGCGCCAGGAGAAATCTGATCTCCTCACCATAACCCGGCACCATTTACAGCATCCGCTGGATACACTTCTCGGCACTTTGAATTTATTAGCTCGCAGCGAAGACAACAATACGCGCGCCCTGGTAGAAATCGGGAAAAGACAATTAAACAGCGCCCTTAAATCCCTGGAGAACTTACATCAGTGCGGTAATGTTGAGACAGTAGAATTAAAACTCCCCACTGAAAGCCATCGTGCGCCCGGCAAACAGCTCTCTGTTTTACTCGTTGAAAACAGTAAGCATGACTCCCTTCAACCCACCCTGGAAACCATGGGCCATAACGTACAGCGGGAGTGCAATGGGATCGATGGTAGCAGCGCTGCACTGCAAAAAAACTTCGATCTTATTTTGGCAGATACCCATCTTCCGTTGATGGATGGCGTTGAAGCAGTGCGGGAAATCCGCAGGGAGAGAGGTGCTGAACTACCTATTTTTGCCCTTTTACAAAATGCCAGCTCTGGCGATAAGGAGCGCTACCAGGCCAGAGGCTTTACCGGGGTATTGACCCACCCGATCGGCGACCGACAGCTGATGCAATTATTGAGCTGGGCTGTTCGCCGAAGCCAGGGCATTGCAGGCCCCCAGGGAGCAAAGCCCACTCGACTGCTGAATACCAATACCCTATTTCGCCTGCGGGATACATTGGACCACCATACGTTTGCCGAATTACTCAGCGAGCGCACCGCTACCCTGCCAAAACAAATAACGTCATTAACCAGCGCTATTACTGGACGCCACTGGCTTGATGCAGAACAGCAGGCACAAAGACTGGCTCGCTCAGCTATTGAGGTCGGCCTCGAAACAATAGCTTCTCGCTTGCGTACCCTGGCCGCAAACCTCTCTATCGATAGTGAAAGAGAACATTGTCGCCAACAGCGCACAGAGCTTTTACAGCTTATGCGCGAATCTGTGCGCCAGCTAAAGGCCTGGCGCGAGCGCAATGTTCACACTGAGTGGGCATTAAAATAG
- a CDS encoding aspartate/glutamate racemase family protein has protein sequence MTVLTDNAIENSSMTVGVVAGTPTDTRFGLNFLAARQLRGVGLSLSSSPQAQTQLQALERDALTQQLIEAIEQLYQAGAEAAMIYCNSLSGAVDMTAVKAASPIEVVSPLEVYAELTQRYRNFGLLAANCQSCANIEREILERNTTAKVIGIGNLQIVEDIEDGLAAEMIVRQHALDDLVAALVKSGVQILILGCTHFDYFYRELLAHCDGIRLFLPSERMLQLLQERIPQAA, from the coding sequence ATGACTGTGTTGACCGATAACGCCATTGAAAACAGTTCCATGACCGTTGGCGTGGTCGCCGGCACCCCCACAGATACCCGCTTCGGATTGAACTTCCTCGCCGCGCGCCAACTTCGTGGCGTGGGCCTGTCCCTATCTTCCTCTCCCCAGGCCCAGACTCAATTGCAGGCGCTGGAGCGCGACGCCCTTACCCAACAATTGATCGAAGCCATTGAGCAGCTGTACCAGGCCGGTGCAGAAGCGGCCATGATCTATTGCAACTCACTTTCCGGTGCTGTGGATATGACGGCGGTAAAAGCTGCCTCCCCCATTGAGGTGGTATCCCCTCTCGAGGTCTACGCTGAGCTTACCCAGCGCTATCGCAACTTTGGACTGCTGGCCGCCAACTGCCAGAGCTGCGCCAATATCGAGCGGGAAATACTCGAGCGCAATACAACCGCCAAAGTCATCGGTATTGGCAACTTGCAAATTGTGGAAGATATCGAGGACGGCCTCGCCGCAGAAATGATTGTTCGCCAACATGCCCTTGATGACTTGGTCGCGGCACTGGTGAAAAGCGGCGTACAGATCCTGATTTTGGGCTGCACCCATTTCGATTATTTTTATCGGGAACTGCTCGCACACTGCGATGGCATTCGCCTTTTCCTTCCCTCAGAGCGTATGTTGCAATTGCTGCAAGAGCGCATTCCCCAGGCTGCCTGA
- the alaE gene encoding L-alanine exporter AlaE produces the protein MSAPALSPSSPDAPDEKASGARRWDFMLDIFAMNSFSWAVAIPIELILAGMSWNEHLKVRLMALVFNTLIARPFSMYRNWIVNRFGGGGFINAYLVDTFVFLSFQFPLYMANMRLGGASWDEIATASITFMLIAGALGRPYGIYLDWVRRVWINTLVPLWSKRAA, from the coding sequence ATGTCCGCGCCCGCACTATCCCCATCCAGTCCAGATGCCCCAGATGAAAAGGCATCTGGTGCGCGCCGCTGGGACTTTATGCTGGACATCTTCGCCATGAATAGCTTCTCTTGGGCTGTAGCGATCCCCATCGAGCTGATTCTGGCGGGTATGAGTTGGAACGAACACCTGAAAGTTCGCCTGATGGCCCTGGTATTCAATACCCTTATCGCCCGTCCATTCAGTATGTATCGCAACTGGATTGTGAACCGTTTTGGGGGTGGCGGCTTTATCAATGCCTATCTGGTAGACACCTTTGTATTCCTCAGCTTCCAGTTCCCGCTATATATGGCCAATATGCGCCTCGGTGGGGCCAGCTGGGACGAAATTGCCACCGCCAGTATTACTTTTATGCTCATCGCGGGAGCTCTTGGCCGCCCCTACGGAATTTATCTCGACTGGGTGCGCCGAGTGTGGATTAATACGCTTGTCCCCCTGTGGAGCAAACGCGCTGCCTGA
- a CDS encoding PadR family transcriptional regulator — protein MSLRFAVLTLLDIEPGSGYDLKRRFERSVSHFWSASHQQMYRELHKLHEEGLLDCEEQAQEGKPDKKVYSLTDLGRAELRDWVTQPSAPQKIREPFLVRMFAGHNLSKDEMRDALEAQLRQHRSSLESYQEQNERVLKSDTALQERYWLAHQTLLLGIEAEKTWISWAEGLLSELEESVKK, from the coding sequence ATGTCCCTGCGCTTTGCCGTTCTCACCTTGCTGGATATTGAGCCCGGCAGTGGTTATGACCTTAAGCGGCGCTTTGAGCGCAGCGTCTCCCACTTCTGGAGTGCCAGCCATCAACAAATGTATCGCGAGCTGCACAAGTTACATGAGGAGGGCCTGCTGGACTGTGAGGAGCAAGCCCAAGAAGGCAAGCCGGACAAGAAGGTCTATAGCCTCACGGATCTAGGTCGCGCCGAGCTGCGTGACTGGGTCACTCAGCCCAGTGCGCCGCAGAAGATTCGCGAGCCTTTCCTGGTGCGTATGTTCGCCGGTCACAACCTGAGCAAGGATGAAATGCGAGATGCTCTGGAGGCCCAACTGCGCCAACATCGCAGCTCTCTGGAAAGTTACCAGGAGCAAAATGAGCGGGTATTAAAGAGTGATACAGCGCTCCAGGAGCGCTACTGGTTGGCACATCAAACCCTGCTTTTGGGGATTGAGGCGGAAAAGACCTGGATTAGTTGGGCGGAAGGTCTGCTGAGTGAGCTTGAAGAGTCCGTAAAAAAATAA
- a CDS encoding DUF1203 domain-containing protein, with translation MTFTVTPIREDFLEKVRQAGLDDLGQPVRQLSAKGGEPCRDVRRRARPGEKILLASYCPFSFAGPYREYGPVFVLAQPGPEQDFRAQNSFPPLNNNAEDYFKSGVPLVLRAYSAEEHIVSAKLVGPEQIKTEVSEYFMQGEIDFALLRFAAYGCYALRLDRA, from the coding sequence ATGACTTTTACCGTAACACCTATCCGCGAAGATTTTTTAGAAAAGGTTCGTCAAGCAGGTCTAGATGATCTAGGGCAGCCGGTACGGCAGCTGAGCGCCAAGGGCGGTGAGCCATGTCGTGATGTGCGACGGCGCGCACGGCCGGGGGAGAAAATCCTCCTGGCGAGCTACTGCCCTTTCTCTTTTGCCGGTCCTTATCGGGAATACGGGCCTGTATTTGTACTGGCGCAGCCGGGGCCGGAACAAGACTTCAGAGCACAGAACAGCTTCCCCCCGCTAAATAATAATGCGGAAGATTATTTCAAGAGTGGTGTGCCACTAGTGCTTCGCGCCTATAGCGCTGAAGAGCATATCGTGTCTGCGAAATTGGTGGGTCCCGAACAAATAAAAACAGAAGTGAGTGAATATTTTATGCAGGGTGAGATTGATTTCGCTCTGCTGCGCTTCGCTGCTTATGGTTGCTACGCGCTGCGGCTGGATCGCGCATAG
- a CDS encoding beta-ketoacyl-ACP synthase III: MSEYKLPRGIVISGTGLWTPPESISNEELVDAYNTHAEQYNLEHAQEIEAGERAAKPFSSAEFIEKASGIKSRYVVTRDGILDPKRMRPLIPERADDELSVQAEMGLKAARLALEKADKQASDIDLVIVGASYMQRAYPAIAIEIQGALGIDGFAFDMEVACSSATFSLQRAVDAICSGSAKTVLVINAELASPQVDYTDRDSHFIFGDVAVASIIERRETCTVESAWEILGTKAKTVFSNNIRSNFGYTARAADVDPFGPGKLFRQNGRKVFKEVCPMAASHIEAHLQETDTDPHSVRRYWLHQANINMNNLIAKKLMGDNASVERAPIVLDRYANTASAGSVIAFNLHSDDLQVGDRGIICSFGAGYSIGSLVLEKISI; the protein is encoded by the coding sequence ATGAGTGAATACAAGTTGCCACGGGGCATTGTCATCAGCGGCACAGGCCTGTGGACCCCACCGGAATCTATTAGCAATGAAGAGTTGGTAGATGCCTATAACACCCATGCCGAGCAGTACAATCTTGAGCATGCTCAAGAGATTGAGGCCGGTGAGCGCGCGGCAAAACCTTTCTCTTCTGCAGAATTTATCGAGAAGGCCTCGGGCATCAAGAGCCGCTATGTGGTGACTCGCGATGGCATCCTTGATCCGAAGCGCATGCGCCCCCTTATTCCCGAGCGTGCAGATGACGAGCTAAGTGTTCAAGCCGAAATGGGCTTAAAGGCCGCCAGACTAGCCCTGGAGAAAGCCGATAAGCAGGCGTCTGACATTGATTTGGTCATTGTCGGTGCCTCCTATATGCAGCGCGCCTACCCCGCTATTGCTATTGAAATCCAAGGTGCACTGGGTATCGATGGTTTTGCCTTTGATATGGAAGTAGCCTGCTCCTCAGCTACCTTCTCACTTCAGCGTGCGGTGGATGCGATCTGCTCAGGCTCAGCCAAAACTGTACTGGTCATCAATGCCGAGCTGGCCTCACCACAAGTGGATTACACCGACCGAGACAGCCACTTTATCTTTGGCGATGTAGCCGTAGCCAGCATTATCGAGCGCAGAGAAACCTGTACTGTCGAAAGCGCCTGGGAAATTCTCGGCACCAAAGCGAAAACCGTTTTCTCCAACAATATCCGTTCGAACTTTGGCTACACCGCTCGCGCCGCCGATGTGGACCCTTTTGGTCCCGGTAAGTTGTTCCGCCAGAATGGCCGAAAGGTATTTAAAGAAGTTTGCCCCATGGCGGCATCTCATATTGAAGCCCATCTGCAAGAGACGGACACCGATCCTCACAGCGTGCGCCGCTACTGGCTCCATCAGGCCAATATCAATATGAACAACCTGATCGCCAAGAAGCTAATGGGTGACAATGCAAGCGTTGAACGCGCGCCCATCGTTCTGGACCGCTACGCCAACACGGCAAGTGCCGGTTCAGTTATTGCGTTTAATTTGCACAGCGATGACTTGCAGGTCGGCGACCGGGGAATTATCTGTTCCTTTGGCGCAGGCTATTCTATTGGCAGCTTGGTATTGGAAAAAATCTCCATTTAA
- a CDS encoding ComF family protein — protein MVYKLFSRKLAQSLARCLLCGGASGEVGICSACTQELPALGRSCRYCALPLAAAKDNICAACLQRPPALKKISAAWQYAYPINHLIQHFKYHRDLAAGHSLIQLAARQLGPPEDMPDILTPVPLHWRRYWQRGYNQAQLIASGLGQYWCLPVDLQLLRKTTSTKTQSQLSRNQRLKNLSDSFAVRGEISGAHIGLVDDVVTTGATLEIITRQLLTAGAKQVSAFVLARTP, from the coding sequence ATGGTTTACAAGCTTTTCAGTAGAAAACTTGCCCAAAGTCTGGCCCGCTGCCTGCTGTGCGGCGGAGCATCGGGAGAGGTTGGAATCTGTTCTGCCTGCACTCAGGAACTACCGGCGCTAGGCCGTAGCTGCCGCTACTGCGCCCTACCCTTGGCGGCGGCAAAAGATAATATTTGCGCGGCCTGTTTACAGAGGCCACCCGCCTTAAAGAAGATCAGCGCTGCCTGGCAATACGCTTACCCGATCAACCACTTAATCCAACATTTCAAATACCACCGGGACCTGGCCGCCGGACACAGCCTTATACAGCTAGCTGCCCGCCAATTGGGGCCTCCAGAGGATATGCCTGACATACTTACCCCGGTTCCTCTGCACTGGCGTCGCTATTGGCAACGCGGTTACAACCAGGCTCAACTTATTGCCAGTGGGCTGGGGCAATACTGGTGCCTGCCAGTAGATCTGCAACTACTGCGCAAAACAACATCCACCAAAACCCAGTCTCAACTCAGCCGCAACCAACGGCTGAAAAACCTGTCTGACAGCTTTGCCGTGCGCGGAGAAATATCGGGTGCCCATATCGGCCTGGTAGACGATGTTGTAACCACGGGAGCGACCCTTGAAATCATCACTCGCCAGCTACTCACAGCCGGGGCAAAACAGGTCAGCGCCTTCGTTTTGGCCAGAACGCCATGA
- the bioB gene encoding biotin synthase BioB has product MPAAEIRHDWTRQQVLDLFAMPFSDLIFTAQQVHRAYFDANRVQVSTLCSIKTGACPEDCAYCPQSARYDTGLEREKLMKVEKVLQEARAAKAGGATRFCMGAAWRSPKKKDMPYVTQMVREVKALGMETCMTLGMLNDDQAQELADAGLDYYNHNLDTSPEYYGEIITTRTYQDRLETLGRVRSAGMKVCAGGIVGMGEGDKDRAGLLMQLANLPEHPESVPINMLVKVAGTPLEEQKDLDPFEFIRCIAVARIMMPKSHVRLSAGREQMSDEMQAMAFLAGANSIFYGEKLLTTANPEANEDMQLFSRLGIKPEEYQQYADEAEVEAELNAQITEQQNDAFFYDAAK; this is encoded by the coding sequence ATGCCCGCCGCAGAGATCCGCCACGACTGGACCCGCCAGCAGGTACTGGACCTCTTCGCCATGCCGTTTAGCGACTTGATTTTTACCGCGCAGCAAGTGCACAGAGCTTATTTTGATGCCAATCGGGTACAGGTCAGTACCCTTTGCTCTATCAAGACCGGTGCTTGCCCTGAGGACTGTGCCTACTGTCCCCAAAGTGCCCGCTATGACACCGGGCTGGAGCGGGAAAAACTGATGAAGGTTGAAAAGGTGTTGCAGGAGGCAAGGGCAGCTAAGGCCGGCGGTGCTACCCGCTTCTGCATGGGGGCCGCCTGGCGCTCCCCCAAGAAAAAAGATATGCCTTACGTGACCCAGATGGTACGAGAAGTAAAGGCGTTGGGTATGGAAACCTGTATGACCCTGGGCATGCTAAATGATGATCAGGCCCAGGAGTTGGCGGATGCAGGCCTCGATTACTACAACCACAATTTGGATACTTCGCCGGAATATTACGGTGAGATTATTACCACTCGCACTTACCAGGATCGCCTGGAAACCTTGGGGCGAGTGCGCTCAGCGGGAATGAAGGTCTGTGCTGGTGGCATTGTGGGAATGGGTGAAGGCGATAAAGATCGCGCCGGGTTATTGATGCAATTGGCGAACCTGCCGGAGCACCCCGAATCAGTGCCCATCAATATGCTGGTAAAAGTCGCAGGTACCCCGCTGGAAGAACAAAAGGACCTGGATCCCTTCGAGTTTATTCGCTGCATTGCTGTGGCTCGTATCATGATGCCGAAATCCCATGTGCGCCTATCCGCCGGTCGCGAGCAGATGAGCGATGAGATGCAGGCAATGGCCTTCCTCGCCGGCGCCAACTCTATTTTCTACGGTGAAAAACTGCTGACGACTGCGAATCCGGAAGCTAACGAAGATATGCAGTTGTTCAGTCGCCTGGGTATTAAGCCAGAAGAGTATCAGCAGTACGCCGATGAGGCTGAGGTGGAAGCGGAATTGAACGCTCAGATCACCGAACAGCAAAATGATGCCTTCTTCTACGACGCGGCCAAATGA